The proteins below come from a single Triticum aestivum cultivar Chinese Spring chromosome 5D, IWGSC CS RefSeq v2.1, whole genome shotgun sequence genomic window:
- the LOC123122570 gene encoding actin-related protein 4, which produces MYGGDEVSAIVIDVGSYSCKAGYAGDDTPKSVFPSVVGSIEQAEDTDEAKPEKEADSASDPKNGSKPMDVDKAKTKRKFYVGQELEFRRDHMEVISPMKDGTVMDWDVVDNIWNHAFRRRLLINPEEHPMLIAEPSINSAQQREKAAELMFEKYKVPALFLAKNAVLTSFASGRATSLVVDSGGGSTVVSAVHDGYVLQKSVATSPIGGEFLTDCMMKSLESKGVVIRPRYSFKKKEVSPGDYKVVDLDFPNTTDSYRLYHMRAIASDIKETVCRVPDTPFDEVAYANVPTTSYELPDGQTIEVGAERFKIPDILFNPFLSQTIPGIDGFGDSTSIRGLPRMVLESVNRCDVDIRKELLSSILLSGGSSSILQLKDRLEKEVLEESPQNARVKVLASGNSTERRFSVWIGGSILASLGSFQQMWFSKAEYEEHGVSYIQRKCP; this is translated from the exons ATGTACGGCGGCG ACGAGGTCTCGGCCATCGTCATCGACGTGGGCTCCTACAGCTGCAAGGCCGGCTACGCGGGCGACGACACCCCCAAATCCGTCTTCCCCTCG GTTGTTGGTTCAATTGAACAAGCGGAAGATACTGATGAAGCTAAGCCAGAGAAGGAGGCTGACTCTGCATCTGATCCTAAGAATGGATCCAAGCCTATGGATGTGGACAAAGCCAAGACAAAACGCAAATTTTATGTAGGTCAAGAATTAGAATTCAGGAGGGATCATATGGAG GTGATCTCACCAATGAAAGATGGAACAGTTATGGATTGGGATGTTGTTGACAACATATGGAATCATGCTTTTAG ACGGAGGCTATTGATCAATCCTGAAGAGCATCCTATGCTCATAGCGGAACCATCTATAAACAGTGCACAGCAAAGAGAGAA AGCAGCAGAACTTATGTTTGAGAAGTACAAAGTGCCAGCGCTGTTCCTAGCAAAAAATGCG GTTCTCACATCTTTTGCATCTGGACGTGCTACATCTCTAGTGGTTGACAG TGGTGGTGGGTCTACTGTGGTTTCTGCtgtgcatgatggttatgttttgcAAAAG TCTGTGGCAACTTCTCCGATTGGCGGTGAATTTTTGACTGACTGTATGATGAAAAGCTTGGAGAGCAAGGGTGTTGTT ATCAGGCCCCGGTAttccttcaagaagaaggaagtgaGCCCTGGAGATTATAAG GTTGTAGACCTTGATTTTCCGAACACCACGGATAGTTACAGGTTGTACCACATG AGAGCTATTGCTAGCGACATCAAGGAGACGGTTTGTAGAGTTCCAGATACTCCCTTTGATG AAGTGGCATATGCAAATGTTCCTACAACTTCATACGAGCTTCCAGATGGGCA AACTATTGAAGTTGGTGCAGAGAGATTCAAGATTCCTGACATTTTGTTCAACCCATTCCTTTCTCAG ACTATTCCTGGGATCGATGGATTTGGAGATTCCACTTCGATTCGTGGACTTCCACGAATG GTCCTTGAAAGTGTAAATAGGTGTGATGTTGACATTCGCAAGGAGCTACTCAGCAGCATCTTG CTTTCTGGTGGCTCATCATCAATTCTGCAGTTAAAGGACCGTCTAGAAAAAGAAGTACTGGAG GAGTCCCCCCAAAATGCCCGGGTAAAGGTTTTGGCAAGTGGAAATTCAACAGAGAGGCGATTCAG TGTCTGGATTGGAGGGAGCATCCTTGCATCCCTTGGGTCGTTCCAGCAAATGTGGTTCTCCAAAGCAGA GTATGAAGAGCACGGCGTTTCCTATATCCAGAGGAAATGCCCATGA